The Pseudomonas pergaminensis nucleotide sequence CCGCGGCAAGACCTACACCGCCGTGCGCTATACCAATAAACAAGGCAACAGCAGCTATTACACCGCCGACGGCAATAGCATGCGCAAAGCCTTCATCCGTACCCCTGTGGACTTCGCCCGTATTAGCTCGCGTTTCTCCATGGGTCGCAAGCATCCAATTCTGAACAAAATCCGCGCCCACAAAGGCGTCGACTACGCCGCTCCACGTGGCACGCCGATCAAGGCAGCCGGCGACGGCAAAGTGCTGCTGGCCGGACGTCGTGGCGGTTACGGCAATACCGTGATCATTCAACACGGCAACACTTACCGTACGCTGTATGGCCACATGCAAGGCTTCGCCAAGGGCGTGCAAACCGGCGGCACCGTGAAGCAAGGCCAGGTGATCGGCTATATCGGCACTACCGGCCTGTCCACCGGCCCGCACTTGCACTATGAATTCCAGGTCAATGGCGTCCACGTCGACCCACTGGGCCAGAAGCTGCCGATGGCCGACCCGATCGCCAAGGCCGAACGTGCGCGTTTCATGCAACAGAGCCAGCCGTTGATGGCGCGCATGGATCAAGAGCGCTCCACCCTGCTGGCTTCGGCGAAGCGCTAAGGCATGTCGCTCTATATAGGTGTGATGTCCGGGACCAGCCTCGATGGCCTGGACATCGCCTTGATAGAGCAAGCCCCGGCGATCAAGCTGATCGCCACGCATTACATTCCCATGCCAGATACCCTGCGTACCGAGTTGCTCGCTCTGTGCGCCAGCGGTCCGGATGAGATCGCCCGCTCAGCCATCGCCCAGCAGAAATGGGTGAGCCTGGCAGCGCAAGGCATTCACGCGCTACTCAATCAACAACACCTCAAGCCCCGGGACATTCGCGCGATTGGCAGCCATGGCCAGACCATCCGCCACGAACCCGCCCGAGGCTTTACCGTGCAGATCGGCAACCCGGCCTTGCTCACCGAGCTCACAGGCATCACCGTGGTCAGCGACTTCCGCAGCCGCGATGTTGCCGCCGGCGGACAGGGTGCCCCGCTGGTCCCCGCCTTCCATGAAGCACTGTTTGGCGAGCACAGCGGTAACCGTGCCGTATTGAATGTGGGAGGTTTCAGCAACCTAAGCCTGATCGAGACAGGCAAACCTGTAGCCGGCTTTGACTGCGGCCCGGGCAACGTCCTGCTGGACGCGTGGATTCATCAACAACGCGGCGAGAACTTTGATCGCGATGGTCAGTGGGCCGCCAGCGGGAAGGTGGAGCCCCAGTTGCTCAATGCCCTGCTCAGTG carries:
- a CDS encoding anhydro-N-acetylmuramic acid kinase encodes the protein MSLYIGVMSGTSLDGLDIALIEQAPAIKLIATHYIPMPDTLRTELLALCASGPDEIARSAIAQQKWVSLAAQGIHALLNQQHLKPRDIRAIGSHGQTIRHEPARGFTVQIGNPALLTELTGITVVSDFRSRDVAAGGQGAPLVPAFHEALFGEHSGNRAVLNVGGFSNLSLIETGKPVAGFDCGPGNVLLDAWIHQQRGENFDRDGQWAASGKVEPQLLNALLSDPFFVTKGPKSTGREVFNLDWLHQHLGRLPAFEPQDVQATLLELTALTIVESLQSAQPQTETLLVCGGGAHNATLMQRLAALLPSTHVSSTATYGVDPDWVEAMAFAWLAHCCVEGIAANRPSVTGSRGLRVLGAIYPA